Genomic segment of Capra hircus breed San Clemente chromosome 13, ASM170441v1, whole genome shotgun sequence:
GAAACGAACAGTACTGCGAACCAACTATTCtgcaatagaaagaaagaaacaaggaaaagaagggagggggggagtgggagggagggaaggaagcaagCATCTTTCTACAAAACGTCTACAAGGGtcaaggcgggggggggggggggggggggggggcgataATGTCCAAGATGATCAACCTGGTAAAGTATCTGATGTCCAGTAAATAGATCTCTTTCCTTTCAAATTAGCTAACTGTGGTGGCTGGGCTTAGTATGATCTTACTGAGCTGATCTtcttaacttgaaaaaaaattaatttctcccACAAAAATTTCCTTAAATACTCACAGAAGATCCCCATCCATAGAGAAAAACCTAGCATGTGAAACCTGACTCCCCTTCAGGACGTAAGTTAGGCCTACTACGTTATTTCTCTCTTAGAGTCAACAGCAAGTTTTCGGTAAGGACGCATGCCTGCGGCTTCCCagtacattaataaaaataaccCCATGCCCTTTGCTCAGAGAAACTCGGGGACCGCAAGGCTCTACTAACATCTCTGCAGGTTTACTGTACAGCTGAGACATGCATACGCTAAATAAACATCAGCTGAAATTATAGAATATGAGTGTCCACTGTGCTTTCTTCTTGTGTTTTCCCTGataagaaatgtgcattaaaaataataatcaccAGTACCACTGAATATTTTAATGACAGATAATTAGCAACAAATCAAATCAAATTTATTACCTTCCCTCCATAGTAAAATTTTGATTATACTGTGTCAAATATTATCTAAATTTCTAAATATTGGAGTTTGGGAAAAGCTTTTCCATGAGAGTAAATTTGTTTACTAGatattcattccttttatgtCAAAAATTAATATTGAATAAATTAAGTATGAGGCTGATCAATTTATCCATTCACTAAGATATGTAAAAGTGGTAGATGTGTAATCTAACACTCATCTGGACACaatgtgactcagtggtaaagaatctgcctgcaacgcaggagacgtgggttcgatccctgggtcgggaagatcccctggagaaggaaacggcaacccactccagtattcttgcctggagaatcccatggacagaggagcctggtgggctattagtccatggggtcacaagagttcatacataacttagcaactaaaccaccaccaccagtataCAATGAACAGATGATTTAAAAAGTATCCTAGAATTCCATAGACATGTGCTGGTATTACTGAGTGTCTGCATATTTGAATATTATAGGAATTAGCTCCATCATTGTCCTTGAGTGTGAGTTCAAGCCTGTCCCTTAGAAAGCACAGCACAAAATATATTAACTGTGGAACTGCAAGGGGTAAGAATTCACTAATTTCAGAGTAACTGAGGATAAACTACTTAGAAGAGACGCATAGCATAGcctttaaaagtattttgaataATTGTTCCTTCAGCAATTTATTCTTGCTCTTAGTTGTTAAATGcagtttataatttttaacaatgacagcaaatttgttttatttatttagtaggTACTTGTAAAACTCTGATAGTcttactatttttgttgttgttgttaaaaattCGGGTAATTTTCGCACATGCATTAAAAGCAGCCAAAGTCTTATAAAGGGATTTGTGCCACTGAATTTTTACTATctgcttctttccttcctgttttctttcttaacaAAGAAAAGTAGCTTTAAAAACTATGCTTTTTAAGAGACTGGTTGTTATTAAGGTAATAAGTTTAATTGTGTATTTTTCTATATGCTTCTTGTCACATATTTTTCTACATGCTTCCATGCTTCATAGAAGGCGTTATTGGaaattacatgttttaaaaataaactactaTGAAGATGGCTATTTTTACAATGAAAACACATAAATACTTAAATACATAGCCCACTATAGATAAACACTGTCATTTCAGGGTAGAGAGGGAACAGGTCAAAAGACATACCTGTATTGTTTGGCTCTGGTATACTTTAATTACGTGAAAACTGAAACTGTAAATTCCTTTTCTGGGTGCTACAAAGACAGACTCCAGGGTGAAAAAATTACCCACGTTTACTAGAATCTACAAATAAAGAGAATAAACACAGTCAACCATCACAACACTCTCTGCGAGTAAGATCAGTGCTCTTCctcccctttctttcccttcctattttctttcttaacaAAGAAAACTagctttaaaaccacagaaaataaagcatggagttctcttccctttttctttagTGACTTGGAAAACGGATTTGTATGTTGGAAGGTTCTTCGTCTTTTTAACgttagacaaaaaaaaataaagtccgagcTTTGTATTCATGCCTCAATTTCCAGCAAGGCCAGCTGGCTCTGAACATGTGGGGCTATAAACACTGGCTCTACCTTCAGAGTCAGAAAAAGGCATCAGCCCCACTTCTACACGCCCACCCTCTGGAGCCTTGCATGTCCAGGGGTGTTCCGGGCCAGCCAATCGCGTCCGTGGCTCTCTGCAGGCCCTCCTGGACAGAGGCATGGACGCTCCCTCCACTGGGCGGTGTGATCCATGACACCTAACAGTTGGTGCCGGAGTAAGGCGAACGCCTGGCCCTCCTCTGAGCCCCTGCCAAGCCTCAGCTCAGATCCACAGCCATACATACGTTCCCCTCCTATGCCACCCAGGTCTTAACTGTAACTATTTTGGCCATGACTCAGCCTTTGCAGGCTGCCAGGGAGCAGAGACTGTGAAACAGGTGGCATTCTCTGTTCCCTCCAGTGTTAGTCAGTGTCTGTCCCTGATCAATTGCCTGCCGTTTGTTTAAAAGTTCAAGGgacaaaaaggaagagagaaataaagtgCTGGTTCCCAAGAAAACAACAGTGCATTCTGTATTCCGAGATGTTCAGCTTAGTTCTACTGATTGTGAAATTAGCTCTGCAGTTCAATAGAGGACCTCTTAAACTAAATGCCACATGTGACAAAGAgtgagagaatgtgtgtgtgtgtgtgcatattggGGATGGGGGTAGCAGGCTAAACCTAGAAGCGGCATTCAGAAAAATCAAATGTCCTTACAAAAGTACATTTCCCCCATATCAATGGCAATCTGCAACTATTTCTTTTAAACACTACATTCAGGCTAACATTAGCCCTTTGCATAATTCCCTAGACATACTATTATCTGTGAGCAACGCTTCGGAATATAGTGCCAGTCAGGTAAATGTACCAGGCTCAACACCTGACTTAAAATGCGTGTGCGTATCATTTTATTCTGAGATTAGTCCTTTTTCCAAGTAAGCATCAGATTTCTTCTTCTGACCCTATGATCGACAGTCTTTCAGCAACAAACCACCAGCTATGCAATACTTTCCAACAGAGGTTTTACAAAGATTTGTTTaagcacatttaaaataatttgaggtACTTAGCAGGGACTCCCTGTATCAGACACAAGTAGCATAATTCATTAGCAATAATGGAGCTAGCTGATTACTGTTGACTACACATAAGGCTGAATGTTGACTGCACATTGTAATTAGAGCACCCAGACACCTCGAGATTTATTTCCAAATGTGTCTTATTGTCTCTAAGATGCAGGAGCAGCcagaacaggagaggaaaccctTCTCTCCTAAATGACAGAAAGGTCACCGAACACAGCACAGTGTACAGAGGGCAGTGCAGTGTCCACAGCACCTAATTAATGCACTGAAATACGGACCAGGGGTCGTgctagactttacttccatcaagaggAAGAACACTGAACCAAAGCCCAAAGGGGTCgctaattcttttaaaatgatggctattccataggaagccccagagaggcattctCTGTCTTTGACCAGCTGGAGAGGACATTACTTAGTAGCAGTTAAGTAAGGAAGAGAAATGTCACCTCATCGCTCCCCGGGCCCATCCTACAGCACCACTTAGCCCGTGCTGGTGCCCATGTGGCGTGCCACTGTGAACCGCACACACGACTTTGGAATTTAAAAGACTCCGGGTGCGGCAGAGGCTGAAACGATCAGCCTGGAGTCTGTTTCAGTTTTAAGACTCCTTCCTCAGCCGATATCCTGGAGTTTCTCAGCGGCCAGACCCCCGAGCTCCGATCGCTAAGATGAAGCTCCAGGGGCCATCAGTCGCTCCCAGACCCCTGTCCTCCGCCCCCAGCCCTCTCTCCCCACTGCTTCGCGGGTCTCTGAAAAGGGCAGGAGCAGGGGATGGAGAAAGGCTTCCCAGCGCTTCCCTACAGGAGCTCAGCGCCGCTGCCCATTGCTTCTCTCCTCCTCTCAACTTTTCCAAGTAGCGGAGGAGGGCTTTCTGCTGCAGCCGCGCTTGGCACCTAACAGGGGGCGAGATCCGACCGGGGCCCCCGCTGCCGCCTCCGCGGCCCCCTGCGGGGTCTGTGCAGAGTGTGGACCCCTCCTAGCCCAGCCCGCCCAGGGCTCCCTCTAGGGAGAAGCTTCTCCATCCGGGAGGAACACATCATCTGTTCAGCCCTGGAAAGAGTCCCCTGCTTGCCTTGGACGGCCTCCGCGGCCCCCGCAGAAGTGGAGGCCGGGCGCCAGGCTCGAGCCGAGAGACGGCGAGGTGCAGGGACCAGGACCCGCCGGCTCCAGCAGACCTGTTGCTGCTCAACGTGTCTCGAGCTCTCCCTGCGGCTCTGAGCCGCCAGCCCCTCTCCCATCGCCCCGGCAGCTCTCCGGAGGCCCGGAGGGAGTGGGGGCGGGCTGGGCGGGGAAGACCTCAGAAGTTTCACATCCCGACGCGCGGAGACGCCAGTGCCGACCCGGCTCCCTGCACCGCAATCACAGTGGCTCGGCAGGAGCAGACGACCCGGGGCTCAGTCGCCTGCAAGTCGCCCCTCCCGCCGCCCGAGCCCTGGCCTCCCGCGCGCACGGGGCTCTGACCTGGTCGAAGTAAATGATGCGCGTCTTGTTGCTCATCTCGGACGGCTCGTGGTTGGTGCTGCGCACCGCCGAGAAGGCGACCTTGGAGTTGGCCGCCCGGACCGAGATCCCCAGGGGCGAGGAGGAGGACCCCTTGGAGTCCGTGGCCGGGTTCGAGTCGCACACCACGAGGCACTTGCCCTCCAGCACGATGGGCTCCGTGTCATTCTGCGCCCAGACGCGCAGCCCCGGCAGGGCGAGG
This window contains:
- the CBLN4 gene encoding cerebellin-4; its protein translation is MGPGRRAPAALPALLLALALPGLRVWAQNDTEPIVLEGKCLVVCDSNPATDSKGSSSSPLGISVRAANSKVAFSAVRSTNHEPSEMSNKTRIIYFDQILVNVGNFFTLESVFVAPRKGIYSFSFHVIKVYQSQTIQVNLMLNGKPVISAFAGDKDVTREAATNGVLLYLDKEDKVYLKLEKGNLVGGWQYSTFSGFLVFPL